One Melanotaenia boesemani isolate fMelBoe1 chromosome 8, fMelBoe1.pri, whole genome shotgun sequence DNA segment encodes these proteins:
- the LOC121644313 gene encoding putative nuclease HARBI1, with protein MPRSTVHRIIRRVTEEVVAIRHQVIRLPTAGADLEAVSRGFAGLARHQAFSKAAGAIDGCHVRIKPPSGPDGHCYKNRKLFPSIILQSVCDHQGRFIDTYVGWPGSVHDSRVLRHSPLYKRSLYPPPGHFILADGGYPCLQHPLPLITPYKRPLRGVGAQRFNHHHSRARSIIERAFGMMKSRFRACKRWKCTTPLHHTSLHHVPSSTTSASGG; from the exons ATGCCCCGTTCCACTGTCCACCGCATCATCCGCAGAGTCACTGAGGAGGTGGTGGCCATTCGCCATCAGGTCATCCGCCTCCCAACAGCTGGAGCAGATCTGGAAGCTGTGTCTCGTGGGTTTGCAGGACTGGCAAGACACCAAGCTTTTTCCAAAGCTGCAGGTGCTATCGACGGCTGCCATGTCAGGATAAAGCCACCAAGCGGCCCTGATGGTCACTGTTACAAAAATAGGAAATTATTTCCATCAATAATCCTGCAGTCTGTCTGTGACCATCAGGGCCGTTTCATTGACACATACGTGGGCTGGCCGGGGTCAGTTCATGACTCCCGGGTGCTCCGGCACAGCCCACTGTACAAGAGGTCACTGTACCCTCCTCCAGGGCACTTCATTCTGGCTGATGGTGGGTACCCTTGCCTTCAACATCCACTCCCCCTCATCACTCCCTACAAACGACCGCTGCGAGGTGTGGGAGCCCAGCGCTTCAATCACCATCACTCCCGGGCACGCTCAATAATAGAGCGTGCATTTGGGATGATGAAGAGCAGGTTTCGTGCCTGCAAGCGCTGGAAGTGCACCACACCTTTGCACCATAC GTCATTACATCATGTGCCATCCTCCACAACATCTGCCTCGGG AGGATGA